The Streptomyces sp. NBC_01463 DNA window CGATGTTCACCACCATTGCGGCGGTGCCCGCGTCCACCTCCTGCTCGCCCCAGTTGAGCACCACCATGTACAGGCCGAACCACAGCAGCCCGGACCACAGGATGCCCGGCCAGGCGGCCCGTGACGGCAGTCCCTCGCGCCGGACGAGCAGCAGGGCGCCGAGCGCCAGGGAACCGGCGAGCAGCCGGCCGAGGGCCAGCGCGCCGGGGGAGTAGGCGTCGCCCGCGCTGCGGATGGAGACGAAGGCGGAGGCCCATAGCACCACGGTCGTGCAGGCGGCCGCCGCGGCCCGCCGGTCTCGGGGTGCGGCAGGGGCGGCGGGGGAGGAGAGGGGCGTCATGGTGCCGACCGTAGGGCCAGGACCGTTCGGTGCCCACCGAATAGTTGCCGCGGGCGCTACCGCACCTCGTGCGCCGGTGGTGCGTACTGCAGGGCGAGTCCGTCGACCAGCGCCCGCAGCCCGGTCTCGAAGGCACCCTCGTCGACCTTCTGGCGGCGCTCCGCGAGCAGGTGGGCCTGGCCCAGGTGCGGGTAGTCGGCCGGGTCGTACGCCGTCTCGTCGTCCACGAAGCCCCGGGCGAACGAGCCGAGGGCCGAGCCGGTGATGAAGTAGCGCATCAGGGCGCCGATGTACGTGGCCTGGGCGGGCGGCCAGCCCGCGCGGACCATGGCGCCGAACACCGCGTCGGCGACCCGCAGGCCGGCCGGGCGGCGTCCCGGGCCCTGGGCGAGCACCGGGACGATGTGCGGATGCGCGGCGAGGGCCGCACGGTAGGAGAGCGCCCAGTCGTGCAGGGCGGCCCGCCAGTCACGGCTGTCCGACTCGTCGAACATCGACAGGTCGACCTGTGCGGAGACGGCGTCGGCGACCGCGTCCAGGATCTCGTCCTTGTTGCGGAAGTGGTTGTAGAGCGACGGCCCGCTGACCCCCAGCTCGGCCGCCAGGCGGCGGGTCGAGACGGCGTCGAGCCCCTCGGCGTCCACGAGGGCGCTCGCCGTCTCGACGATGCGGTCTCTGCTGAGGAGGGGCTTGCGCGGGCGGGCCATGCGGCACATAGTAGGGCCTGCCCCGGTAAAACTAGCAGTGCTAATTAAAGTGGAGAGTCGAAGGATGAATCTGGAGCTCAGCGAGGAGCAGGAAGCGGTCCGGCAGCTCGCCAAGGACTTCGTCGCCCGCGATGTCGCCCCGTACGTCGTCGAGTGGGACCGGGCCGAGAACGTCGACAAGTCGATCGTGAAGAAGCTCGGCTCGCTCGGCTTCCTCGGGCTGACCGTCCCCGAGGAGTACGGCGGCTCGGGCGGTGACCACCTCGCGTACTGCCTGGTGACCGAGGAGCTCGGCCGCGGCGACTCCTCGGTCCGGGGCATCGTCTCGGTCTCCCTGGGCCTGGTCGCCAAGACCATCGCCGCCTGGGGCGACGAGGACCAGAAGCGGCAGTGGCTGCCGCGGCTGACCGCCGGGGACGCGGTCGGCTGTTTCGGTCTCACCGAGCCCGGCACGGGGTCCGACGCGGGCAGCCTGACGACGAGGGCCGTGCGGGACGGCGACGACTACGTCATCAACGGCAGCAAGATGTTCATCACCAACGGCACCTGGGCCGATGTGGTGCTCCTGTTCGCCCGCACCAACGACACCCCCGGCCACAAGGGCGTCTCGGCCTTCCTGGTGCCCGCCGACACCCCCGGCCTCACTCGCCGCACCATCCACGGCAAGCTCGGCCTGCGCGGCCAGGCGACCGCCGAACTGGTGCTGGAGGACGTCCGCGTCCCCGCCGCGGCCCTCATGGGACCCGAGGGCAAGGGCTTCTCCATCGCGATGTCCGCGCTGGCGAAGGGGCGCATGTCGGTCGCCGCCGGCTGCGTCGGCATCGCCCAGGCCGCCCTGGACGCAGCCGTGGGCTACGCCGCCGAGCGCGAGCAGTTCGGCAAGTCCATCGCGAGCTACCAGCT harbors:
- a CDS encoding TetR/AcrR family transcriptional regulator, with translation MARPRKPLLSRDRIVETASALVDAEGLDAVSTRRLAAELGVSGPSLYNHFRNKDEILDAVADAVSAQVDLSMFDESDSRDWRAALHDWALSYRAALAAHPHIVPVLAQGPGRRPAGLRVADAVFGAMVRAGWPPAQATYIGALMRYFITGSALGSFARGFVDDETAYDPADYPHLGQAHLLAERRQKVDEGAFETGLRALVDGLALQYAPPAHEVR
- a CDS encoding acyl-CoA dehydrogenase family protein, coding for MNLELSEEQEAVRQLAKDFVARDVAPYVVEWDRAENVDKSIVKKLGSLGFLGLTVPEEYGGSGGDHLAYCLVTEELGRGDSSVRGIVSVSLGLVAKTIAAWGDEDQKRQWLPRLTAGDAVGCFGLTEPGTGSDAGSLTTRAVRDGDDYVINGSKMFITNGTWADVVLLFARTNDTPGHKGVSAFLVPADTPGLTRRTIHGKLGLRGQATAELVLEDVRVPAAALMGPEGKGFSIAMSALAKGRMSVAAGCVGIAQAALDAAVGYAAEREQFGKSIASYQLVQELISDIAVDVDAARLLTWRVADLIDRGEAFATAASQAKLFASEAAVRAANNALQVFGGYGYIDEYPVGKLLRDARVMTLYEGTSQIQKLIIGRALTGVSAF